AGCGCTGCTTCCTCGCAGCGCGGGTCGAGCCGGCCGAAGCCCGAGAGCAAGGCGAGGATCATGTAGGGCATCAGGATTTCGGTGAGCCCGATGATGACGCCCGTGAGGTTGAACATGAGGCGCGGCGGCGTCAGTCCGACGAGGCCGATCACATTGGCGATGAGCCCCTGCGAGGACAGGATGGCGATCCAGCCATAGGTGCGCACAACGGCGGAGGTGAGCAGTGGCGCAATGACCAGCACCAGAAGGATGGTGCGCCACAGGCCGGACGAACGGTGCAGGTAGAGCGCGATGGGGTAGGAACACAGCAGCGTCAGCACCGTGATGAAGAGGCTGACGCCGATGCTGTTGCCGATCAGCTCCAGCGTGAAGCTGTCGCCGAGCACGCTGGACCAGGTGGTGAGCGAAAAGGTCTCCACCAGCGCGCCGGTCGCCTGCGATTCCTTGAAGGACATGCGCAGCAGGTTGAACACCGGCCATAGGAACCCCACCGCATTCACGAGCGCGATGGGCAGGAGCAGCAGCATGGCAACCGCGGTCGGGCTCATGGGGCGCGCCGCGCGGGGGGCGGGAACGGCGAGGGTGCTCATGATGCGGCGTACACGAAGGTGTCCTGCGGGCGCCAGGACAGGGTGACGGGGGTTCCCGGCGCCAGCACCTGCTCGCCGCCGCGCGTGGAGGCTTCCGTCTTCAGCAGGGTGCCGCCGGCCTCCACCTCATATTCGAGGATGTCGCCGGCGAAGGTGGCCCGGGTGACGGTGCCGGAGAGGCTGTGAAGGTCGCCGCTTGCCGGCGCGGCGCCGGGAGAAAGCACGATGCGATGCGGACGCACCATGACCTCAACCGGGCCGTTGAAGCCGGGCGCGGCGACCTTCACGCCCGCCACCTCTGCGATACCCCCCGCAGCGGTGCCGGACAGGCGATTGATGCGGCCCACGAAGCCCGCCACGAAGGCGGTTTTCGGGTGTTCATAGATTTCGTGAGGCGTGCCGAGCTGCTCCAGACGGCCGTGGTTCATCACTGCCACCTTGTCGCAGATGGTGAGGGCTTCCATCTGGTCGTGGGTCACGAAAATGGCGGTGATGCCGAGCCGCTTCTGGATGTCGCGGATCTCGTTGCGCATCTCGTCGCGCAGCTTGGCGTCGAGGTTGGAGAGCGGTTCGTCGAGCAGCAGGATGGAGGGCCGCACGACGAGCGCGCGGGCGAGCGCCACGCGCTGCTGCTGGCCGCCGGAGAGCTGGGCGGGGCGGTGGTGCTCCTTGCCGGTGAGGCGCACCATGGCGATGGCCTCGCGCACCCGCTCCGCCGCCTCGGCTTTCGAGACCTTGCGCATCTCAAGGCCGAAGGCGACGTTCTTCGCCACGTCCATGTGCGGGAAGAGGGCATAGGACTGGAACACCAGCCCCATGTCGCGCCGGTAGGGCGGCACGCCCGTGATGTCGTGCCCGTCCACGACGATATGGCCGGAGGTGGAGGGAGCAAGGCCGGCGATCATCCGGAGCGAGGTGGTCTTGCCGCAGCCGGAGGGGCCGAGAAAGGCGACCAACTCGCCCTTGGCCACGTCGAGATTGAGGTCGTCCACGGCATTGAAAGTGCCGTAGCGGCGGGTGAGGCCGCGCAGGGAGAGGAAGCCCTCGCCCTGCGTCTGGCGCTGGATCTCGTCGGGCGAGGTGCGGATCATGGCCATGCGCCTCACCGGCTGGCGGGCAGCACGCGGCGGCGCCACTGTTCGCCGATGGCGTCACGCACCTTGGCAAGCGCGATCCAGTCCACCGGGATCACCTTGTCCATGAACTTCACGGCGGTGCGGTCGAGCGCTTCCGGCGAGATGTCCGCCTTGGCGTTGGTGGGGGCGTAGAACATGCTCTCTGTGAAGGCCTTCTGGGCCTCGGGGCTCAGGGCATAGTTCACGAAGGTCTTGGCCGCATCGCCGCCGGGGCCGTTGGCCACGAGGTTGATGGTGTTGATCTGGAACACCGTGCCTTCCTGCGGGATCGTGGCCTTGAGCTTGCCGCCGGAGGTCTGGCTGTTGACCTGCGCGCGGGCGTTCCAGCCGGCGCCGACGGCGGCCTGCCCCGTGACGATGGGCGCATAGACCTCGGGCTTGGGCTCCCACGTCTGGACATTGGGGGCGATCTCGACCATGGCCGCGATGCCCTTGCTCACGTCCTTCAGATAGTCCGTGCCGCCGTTCGCCTTGTTGAGGATGATGACCAGCGAGAGGCCCTGGATGTCGGGCATGCCGGGGATCACCACCTTGCCCGCATAGCCCTTGTCCGCCATGGCCATCCAGGACTTCGGCGGCTCCTTCACCTGATCGGTGTTGTAGAGCATGACGAGGTTGTCGAAGGTCACCGCGACGCCCGCCACGTCCGGAATGCGGGCGTTGGGATAGAGATCCTTCACGTTGGGCGCGTTGGTCTCGTCGATCTTGGTGAAGAGGCCCTCGTCGGTGCCGGCCTTCGAGACCGAGACGTCCATGATGGCGACGTCGGTCTGCGGCGCGGCCTTCTGGGCACGCAGGTTGCCGAGCATGGCGGCGGAGGAGGGCAGGGGGAAATAGGTGACCTTGATATCCGGATGCGCCTTCATGAAGGGCTCGATCACGGCCTTCGTGTAACGCTCCTGGAACAGGCCCGAATAGGCCATGACGGTGATGTTGCTCTCGGCCCAGGCGGCCTGAGAGAAGAGACCGAGGGCGAGCGCCGCAGCGGCCCCGAACTTCGCAGACGTCGTCATGTGGATCCCCTCTGGAAAAGGTGTGGGACGGGCCGGTGGTCCAGCCTCGGTTTCATGGTGACGGCCGGGCGGCTGAGTGTTGGCTCAGCCGCCCTCATGTTCAGGTGGCGGGCGCGAGCTTGGCTTCCACCATCGCGCGGGCGCCGGTGATGTCCGGCAGCTTCTCGCCGGCGGCGAGGCGGGCGAGCAGCTTGATCTCGTTCTCCTGCATCTGGATGGCGCGGGCGGCGATGGCGGGCGCCTGCGCCGGCTTCAGCACCACCACGCCGCTCTCGTCGCAGAGCACGGCGTCGCCCGGCTCGATGGTCTGGCCGCCCACATTCACCGGCACGTTCATCGCGCCTTCGAGGCCGAGAAGCTTGGTGGTGATGGGCGAGGGGCCACGGCACCACATGGGCATGTCCACCTTCACGATCTCGGAGAAATCGGTGGCCGGGCCGTCGATGACGCCGGCCTTCACGCCGGCCATCTTCATGGCGTTGGTGATGACGCCGCCCCAGCAGGCGTGCTTGTCGTCGCCGCAGCGCTCGATCACCACCACGTCGCCGGGGCGCACATAAGCGGTGAGATAGTGCAGCAGCGTGGAATCCGCGTGCGGGATGCGCAGCGTCACGGCGGTGCCGGCGACGCGCTTGCCCGGCAGCACGGCGCGGATCTCGCGGTCCACGAAGCCGGAATGCAGCACATGGCCGATGGTCGCCACCTCGCACTTCTCAAGCTCGGTCACGAGCTCGGGCGCGATCTGGGCGGGCATGGGATTGACGATGAACATAAGTGCGCTTCCGCTCAGGCGAGAACGTGGTGATTGGCGACGGGGACGTTGGCCCGCACCTTCTCGGTGTAGCCGAACTCCAGACGGCCGGTGGTGAAGCCCACCCCGTCGGAGGCCTGCGCGGTGATGTGGCCCCACGGGTCGATGACCATGGAATGGCCCCAGCACCACTTCTTGCCGCCCGCGTGCGGGCCGGTCTGGCCGACCGCGAGGAACCAGGTCTGGGTCTCGATGGCGCGGGCGCGGGCGAGGATTTCCCAGTGATCCTTGCCGGTCATCAGCGTGAAGGCGGCGGGCAGGACGATGATGTCCGCGCCCTTGTCGCGCAGCTTGCGGAACAGCTCGGGGAAGCGGATATCGTAGCAGATGGCGCAGCCGACCGTCTTGCCGCCGAGCTCGTACGTGACCACGTCCTCGCCGCGCGAGACGGTGTCGCTCTCGCGATAGACGGTGCCGCCGGTGATCTCCACGTCGAACAGGTGGATCTTGCGGTAGCGCGCCAGTTCCTCGCCATCGGGGCCGAAGACGACGGTGGTGTTGTAGAAGGAATTGCCCTCGCGCTCGGCGACGCTGCCGGCGTGGATCGCGACCTTCAGCTTTTTCGCGAGCCCCTTCATGAGCTGGTAGGACTCGCCATCCGGGAAGGTCTCGGCGGCGTCCTGCGCCTGCGCCGGCGTGTCGCCGAGGAAGGCGTAATATTCCGGCAGCACGACGAGGTCGGGCTTGTCGGCGGCGACAGCCGCTTCGATCAGGGAGGCGGCGGTCGCGAGATTCGCGGCCTTGTCCCCCTGCGTGTTCATCTGGACCAGCGATACCTTCACGTCAGGTCTCCTGCCTTGGGTGACGGGAGCAGACCAGACCAAACCACGTCCGACAAACGCGAAATAATTGTCGGCGCTTACAAGAAATGCTTATGACAGCGGCACGGGCGGCGCGTGCCTATTTTGTGTGCGATGCAATGCGGATCTGGTTGCGGCGCGCATTGGCCGATGGCGTGAGCGTGGCCGCGTCTTCCGCCTTCGCCACTTGCGCCGCCATCCGGGCGATCAATGCCGGCAGGGTGCTGCCCGGCTCCTCGCGATAGACGGCGTGGAGGTGCAGGGGCGGCAGGTCCGCGTCCACGTCGAGCTGCATCAGTTCGCCCCGTTCCACCATCTCGCGGGCCACCTCAGTCGGCAGGACGGCGACGCCCATGCCGTCGCGGGCGAGGCGGGTGATGGTGGCGAGTGAGTTGGAATTGAGGATGCGCACCAGATTGAGGTTTGCATCGAGGCCGGCGGACTCCATCAGGCGCAGCACGTTCTGGTGGGGTTGCGAGCCCTTTGAGAAGGCGAAGATGGGGTTCGCCACGATGTCCACGAGCGAGAGGCGGCGCCCGTGCAGGCCGAGGTGTGGCGCGGCAAACCAGTGGCACTGATAGGTGCACAGGTCGATATTGCTGCACTCGGCCGCCAGTACGGGCCCGGCGATCAGCGCCAGATTCACCTGCCGGTCCAGCAGCAGGCGGGAGACCGTGAGGCTGTTATCCACCGTGAGGTCGATGTCCACGTCCGGATAGGTGGCCTTCACGGCTTCGATCAGCTTGGGCAGCCACGCATAGACGATGGAATCGATGGTGCCGATGGCGATGCGCCCGCGGAGGCTGCTGGCCTCGCTGACCCCGAGCCGCAATTCTTCGGTCAGGCGAACGATGGTTTCCGCCTGCGCCAGCGCCCGCTCGCCCTGCGGGGTCAGGCTCACATTGCGCAGGTCACGCTCGAACAGCCGCACGCCGAGATCGCGTTCGAGGGTCGCGATGCGGTTGGAAACAGCCGCCTGGGTCGTGCACAGCTTGTCCGCCGCGCTGGAGAAGCTCCGCAGCCGGGCGACCCACACAAAGGTTTCCAGGAAACGGATATTCATCGGCGTGCGCGGTCTCCGGCCAGTGGCGGAACAGACAGGCGCCGATGATGGGCTCTGGGGGACCGAACTGCAATGCAAGCGATGCGCTGCCGGTCCCCCATTTCGCCTCAGGGGCGCCTGCTCTGATCGGGCGGTACGCGCACGTCCGGCGGGCGACGATCGTCCGGAGCGCTGTCCTCATATTCGGCGTCGTTCGGCGCAAGTGGCCCCTCCAACGGCGGCCGGGCCGGCGAGGGGCGGTCATTGAGGACTGCATCCTCATTGGCCGGGTCGACCACGAGCGGGTTCTGGTCAAGGGTGCGCGGGTCGCGGGTCATGAAGCCTCCCTGTCTGTGTTTGGGGCTTCAACGGAAGGCGGACGGCTTCGTTCCGCCATGTTGCACCGCGCCTTGATCCGGGGCGGGCATTCCGTAATGTTGTATTATGGATGCCAATCTCGCCGGACGGCTCAATTTTACCCATCGCCCGCCCACCAAGGAGGCCCTCCCGCCGGGACGGCACGACCTTGGGCTTTTCGAGCAGCGCGACGCGGTGCTCGTGGTGCCGGAGGGTGTCGATGCCAGCCGACCGACCCCTCTCGTGGTGCTGTTCCATGGCGGTGGCGGCAGTGCGCAGAAGATCCTACCCATGCTGGAGGCCCATGCCCAAGCCAACGGCTTCCTGCTGCTGGTGCCGCAATCCCTCTATCCCACCTGGGACATCGTGATCGCCGGCAACGGGCCGGACCGGGAGAGGCTCGACATTGCGCTCGCCGAAGTGGCGGACCGTTTCACCCTGGACCCGGAGCACCTCGCCTTCGCCGGCCATTCCGATGGCGGCAGCTACACGCTCTCGCTTGGCCTCACCAACGGGCAGTTCGTCACCCACCTCATCGTGTCGTCGGCGGGTTTCATGTCGGTGCACCATCAGGAGGGTGCGCCGCGGATCTTCATCTCGCACGGCATCAATGACGAGCAGATCCCCATCGACCGCAGCGGCCGGGCGCATGCGGACCTGCTGAAGCGTGCCGGCTATGACGTGACCTATATCGAATATAACGGCCCGCACGCCTACCAGCCGCCCGTCGTGGCGCTGGCCGTGAACTTCTTCCTCGCCGATCTTCTCGCAACCGCCTGACCTCTCCGCCGGAAGCGGAGCCGCGAGCGGAGAACCGCCCGCAGCCCGCGCTCACGCGACCAACGCGGCGTCGAGGCTGATGTCGGCCTTGAGCAGCTTGGAGACGGGGCAGCCGGCCTTGGCCTTGGCGGCGAGCTGCTGGAAGGTTTCGGCGTCCGCGCCGGGGATGGTCGCCCGCAGCGTCAGGTGGACGGCAGTGATGGCGAAGCCGTCCGACTGCTTTTCGAGCGAGACTTCGGCTGTGGTCTCCATGTGCGTCGCCGTGAAGCCGGCCTCGCCGAGGATGAGCGACAGGGCCATTGTGAAACAGCCGGCGTGGGCGGCCCCGATGAGCTCCTCCGGATTGGTCCCCGGCTTGCCCTCGAAGCGGCTGGCGAAGCCATAAGGGTAGGCGGAGAGCGCGCCGCTCTTGGTGGAGATGGCGCCCTTGCCGTCCTTGATGCCGCCTTCCCAGACAGCAGAACCCTGGGTCTTCATGCGTTGCTCCTTGCGTCGGTTCGGGCGCGCAACACGAAAGGGCCGTGCGCCACACCCTGTATAACGCGTAATTCGTGAAACGGGTGCGACCCACGGGAGGTTGATCGTGCGGGTGGGCAAAGCCGGCTGTTGAAGTCCAGTGGAAAAACGAGGGGAGAGATGTCTCTTTTACCGCCGCAGCGCGCTCCATGTTCCACATGGTGGAACACTTTCGGGCCCCGGCCTAACCTTTGTGAGCAAGTGATTTATTCACTTGCTTCATATGCTTCGTCTCCCTTAGCTTCTGGCCATTGGACCATTCCCGCGTGATGGTCTGGACGCCGGTCAGGCGCATCCTGCCGGTGAGGTTCAGGGGGGCAACCTCACCGGCGGATGATTCCGCCGGTCAGCGGCCGCGCCAGTCCGGCCGCCGCTTTTCGAGGAAGGACGCGATGCCCTCCTTGAAGTCGGCACTGCCATAGACCTTGCGGATCAGATCCGAGTCCGAGGGCTGCAGTTCGGTGGCGAGACGCCGCAGGGCTTCCTTGGCCGTCTGCATGGTGAGAGGGGCATGGCCCTTCAGCTGCGTACAGACCTCGACCAGCCTTGCCTCCAGCGCCTCGGGCGGGACGATTTCCGCATAGCCGGGCGGCAAGGTTTCCACCGCCGGCATTTCGGCGAGCATGAGCATGCGCTTCACGAGGCCGACGCCCAGTGTCGACGTGAGGCGGCGCAGATTGCCGGCCGAAAGCCCGTTGCCGAGCGTCCGCGCAATAGGGGCACCGAACCGGCTGCCGGGCGTGGCGATCCTGAGATCGCAGGAATTGGCAAGGATGAAGCCGCCGCCTACCGCCCAGCCCTCGACTACCGCGAGGGTCGGCATGGGCAGGGCCTCAAGCGCGCTCACATAGGTCTCCACCCGCGCTTCGTAGGCAACGCCGTCCTGCCCGGAAAAATCGCGGAACTGCTCGATGTCCGTCCCGGCGACGAAGGCCTTGCCGCCGGCGCCGCGCAGCACGGCCACCTTGATCTCGTCGGTGCGCGCCAAGATCTCGCGGCAGGCGGCGTAAAGCTCCTCATACATCCGCCAGGTCATGGCGTTGCGTGCCGCGGGACGGTCGAAGGTAAGGGTGGCGATGCCGTCGCCAATGGCGAGGCGGGTGGTGCCGGCGTCCAGCGAGAGGGGCGGGGTCGATGTCATGGCGTTTCCTCAACCGAGGCGGCGCAGCTCGCGGCGCAGGATCTTGCCGGTCGCCGTCATGGGCAGCGCGTCGGTGAAGGAAACGTAGCGGGGATATTCGTGCCCGGAAAGGCGGGTGCGCACATGGTCCTGAATTTCCGCCGCCAGCGCGTCTGAGCCGAGTTGACCCGGTTTCAGCACCACCCAGGCCTTGATGGCTTCCGTTCGGACCGGGTCCGGCACGCCCACGACGCCCACCATGGCGACGGCCGGATGGCGCAGGATGCAGTCCTCGATCTCGCCGGGCCCGATGCGGTAGCCCGCGGACGTGATGACATCGTCCGAGCGGCTCATGTACCAGAGGTAGCCCTCCTCGTCCTGCCGGCCGAGGTCGCCGGTCAGGAGGAAGTCGCCGGCGTATTTGTCGGCGGTGGCCGCGGGGTTGTTCCAGTATTCCAGCATCATCACCGGGTCGCCCCGGCGCACGCCGATATGGCCCTGCTCGCCCGTCGGCACCTCCACGCCGTCCTCGTCCACGATGCGTACGTCGTGACCGGGAATCGGCTTGCCCATGGCGCCGGGGCGGATCGCGAAGAAGTTCGAGTTGGAGCCGACCACCAGATTGCATTCGGTCTGGCCGTAGATCTCCCGCGCTTCGACGCCCAGGCGCTCCTGCACGAAGGCGCCGAGCTCCGCGCCCAGTGTCTCGCCACCCGTCAGCAGGGAGCGCAGGACGAGGCCGGGGTGTCGTACGTCCGCCTGCCGCAGCAGCTTGAGCGCGGTGGGCGGCAGGAAGACGTTGCGCACCTTGTGCGTCGCCATCAGCGCCATCGCCGCATCGGGATCGAACTTCTTCGCCCGGTGCGCGAGCACGGGCACGCCGAGATAGAGGGTCGGAAACAGCACGTCGAAAAGGCCGCCGATCCACGCCCAGTCCGCGGGCGTCCAGTGCAGGTCACCCGGCTGCGGCATCCCTTGGTGGATGAATTCGATGCACGGCAGATGCCCGAGCAGGATGCGGTGGCCGTGCAGAGCGCCCTTGGGATTTCCGGTGGTGCCCGAGGTGAAGATGATGATGGCTGGATCGTCCGGCCCTGTGTCGGAGGGGGTGAAGGCGTCCGATGCGCGGGCCATGGCGGCGTCGAAGGAGATGGCCCGCCCGTCGCCCTGATCCGGACCGGTGACGAACACATGGGTGAGGTCGGGCACCTCGTGCCGGATACGGTCCAGTTTGGCGAGGCCCGCAAGGTCCGTCACCAGCG
The Azorhizobium caulinodans ORS 571 genome window above contains:
- a CDS encoding alpha/beta hydrolase, whose amino-acid sequence is MDANLAGRLNFTHRPPTKEALPPGRHDLGLFEQRDAVLVVPEGVDASRPTPLVVLFHGGGGSAQKILPMLEAHAQANGFLLLVPQSLYPTWDIVIAGNGPDRERLDIALAEVADRFTLDPEHLAFAGHSDGGSYTLSLGLTNGQFVTHLIVSSAGFMSVHHQEGAPRIFISHGINDEQIPIDRSGRAHADLLKRAGYDVTYIEYNGPHAYQPPVVALAVNFFLADLLATA
- a CDS encoding ABC transporter ATP-binding protein gives rise to the protein MAMIRTSPDEIQRQTQGEGFLSLRGLTRRYGTFNAVDDLNLDVAKGELVAFLGPSGCGKTTSLRMIAGLAPSTSGHIVVDGHDITGVPPYRRDMGLVFQSYALFPHMDVAKNVAFGLEMRKVSKAEAAERVREAIAMVRLTGKEHHRPAQLSGGQQQRVALARALVVRPSILLLDEPLSNLDAKLRDEMRNEIRDIQKRLGITAIFVTHDQMEALTICDKVAVMNHGRLEQLGTPHEIYEHPKTAFVAGFVGRINRLSGTAAGGIAEVAGVKVAAPGFNGPVEVMVRPHRIVLSPGAAPASGDLHSLSGTVTRATFAGDILEYEVEAGGTLLKTEASTRGGEQVLAPGTPVTLSWRPQDTFVYAAS
- a CDS encoding ABC transporter permease, yielding MMSTLAVPAPRAARPMSPTAVAMLLLLPIALVNAVGFLWPVFNLLRMSFKESQATGALVETFSLTTWSSVLGDSFTLELIGNSIGVSLFITVLTLLCSYPIALYLHRSSGLWRTILLVLVIAPLLTSAVVRTYGWIAILSSQGLIANVIGLVGLTPPRLMFNLTGVIIGLTEILMPYMILALLSGFGRLDPRCEEAALTLGATPLKTFWRVVLPLTAPGMALGCLLCFVLAISSFVTPKLLGGGRVFLLATEIYDQAIVTLNWPVAATLSMIILVLFGAALALYTRALRRIA
- a CDS encoding enoyl-CoA hydratase, which encodes MTSTPPLSLDAGTTRLAIGDGIATLTFDRPAARNAMTWRMYEELYAACREILARTDEIKVAVLRGAGGKAFVAGTDIEQFRDFSGQDGVAYEARVETYVSALEALPMPTLAVVEGWAVGGGFILANSCDLRIATPGSRFGAPIARTLGNGLSAGNLRRLTSTLGVGLVKRMLMLAEMPAVETLPPGYAEIVPPEALEARLVEVCTQLKGHAPLTMQTAKEALRRLATELQPSDSDLIRKVYGSADFKEGIASFLEKRRPDWRGR
- a CDS encoding LysR family transcriptional regulator; its protein translation is MNIRFLETFVWVARLRSFSSAADKLCTTQAAVSNRIATLERDLGVRLFERDLRNVSLTPQGERALAQAETIVRLTEELRLGVSEASSLRGRIAIGTIDSIVYAWLPKLIEAVKATYPDVDIDLTVDNSLTVSRLLLDRQVNLALIAGPVLAAECSNIDLCTYQCHWFAAPHLGLHGRRLSLVDIVANPIFAFSKGSQPHQNVLRLMESAGLDANLNLVRILNSNSLATITRLARDGMGVAVLPTEVAREMVERGELMQLDVDADLPPLHLHAVYREEPGSTLPALIARMAAQVAKAEDAATLTPSANARRNQIRIASHTK
- a CDS encoding ABC transporter substrate-binding protein, whose amino-acid sequence is MTTSAKFGAAAALALGLFSQAAWAESNITVMAYSGLFQERYTKAVIEPFMKAHPDIKVTYFPLPSSAAMLGNLRAQKAAPQTDVAIMDVSVSKAGTDEGLFTKIDETNAPNVKDLYPNARIPDVAGVAVTFDNLVMLYNTDQVKEPPKSWMAMADKGYAGKVVIPGMPDIQGLSLVIILNKANGGTDYLKDVSKGIAAMVEIAPNVQTWEPKPEVYAPIVTGQAAVGAGWNARAQVNSQTSGGKLKATIPQEGTVFQINTINLVANGPGGDAAKTFVNYALSPEAQKAFTESMFYAPTNAKADISPEALDRTAVKFMDKVIPVDWIALAKVRDAIGEQWRRRVLPASR
- a CDS encoding RraA family protein — its product is MFIVNPMPAQIAPELVTELEKCEVATIGHVLHSGFVDREIRAVLPGKRVAGTAVTLRIPHADSTLLHYLTAYVRPGDVVVIERCGDDKHACWGGVITNAMKMAGVKAGVIDGPATDFSEIVKVDMPMWCRGPSPITTKLLGLEGAMNVPVNVGGQTIEPGDAVLCDESGVVVLKPAQAPAIAARAIQMQENEIKLLARLAAGEKLPDITGARAMVEAKLAPAT
- a CDS encoding nitrilase-related carbon-nitrogen hydrolase gives rise to the protein MKVSLVQMNTQGDKAANLATAASLIEAAVAADKPDLVVLPEYYAFLGDTPAQAQDAAETFPDGESYQLMKGLAKKLKVAIHAGSVAEREGNSFYNTTVVFGPDGEELARYRKIHLFDVEITGGTVYRESDTVSRGEDVVTYELGGKTVGCAICYDIRFPELFRKLRDKGADIIVLPAAFTLMTGKDHWEILARARAIETQTWFLAVGQTGPHAGGKKWCWGHSMVIDPWGHITAQASDGVGFTTGRLEFGYTEKVRANVPVANHHVLA
- a CDS encoding OsmC family protein, with the protein product MKTQGSAVWEGGIKDGKGAISTKSGALSAYPYGFASRFEGKPGTNPEELIGAAHAGCFTMALSLILGEAGFTATHMETTAEVSLEKQSDGFAITAVHLTLRATIPGADAETFQQLAAKAKAGCPVSKLLKADISLDAALVA
- a CDS encoding acyl-CoA synthetase, which translates into the protein MLPEAARYDDLVRAFRWRIPERFNIGTACVDAHADGSGKPALLFVEESGALVTYTFDELKRLTNRFANVLAACGLERGDRLAVFLPQAPETAIAHLAAFKAGLVSVPLFTLFGDEALSFRLANSGAKALVTDLAGLAKLDRIRHEVPDLTHVFVTGPDQGDGRAISFDAAMARASDAFTPSDTGPDDPAIIIFTSGTTGNPKGALHGHRILLGHLPCIEFIHQGMPQPGDLHWTPADWAWIGGLFDVLFPTLYLGVPVLAHRAKKFDPDAAMALMATHKVRNVFLPPTALKLLRQADVRHPGLVLRSLLTGGETLGAELGAFVQERLGVEAREIYGQTECNLVVGSNSNFFAIRPGAMGKPIPGHDVRIVDEDGVEVPTGEQGHIGVRRGDPVMMLEYWNNPAATADKYAGDFLLTGDLGRQDEEGYLWYMSRSDDVITSAGYRIGPGEIEDCILRHPAVAMVGVVGVPDPVRTEAIKAWVVLKPGQLGSDALAAEIQDHVRTRLSGHEYPRYVSFTDALPMTATGKILRRELRRLG